The Papaver somniferum cultivar HN1 chromosome 3, ASM357369v1, whole genome shotgun sequence genome includes a region encoding these proteins:
- the LOC113356129 gene encoding FHA domain-containing protein PS1-like: MADETEKVEEKKIPVFTVLKKGSIVKNIYLDNLLISGEDDSVLVGGEEEEEIFIVGRHPDCNIMLEHPSISRFHLKIYSKTSSKSISVMDLSSAHGTWISDQKIEPQVRVDLNEGDTLRLGASTRVYRLHWVPRSFDLENSPNFENPFSIQEKEEVEEGRDDMNENDCLDSHEKFPNEEKENEGEVNEMEHEISFEREENHTLLSALPMSENGNASFVCEDDNGVHNMMAVVREEGRESPLRSRATGEESVFSSTLAAVESVVEETSPQQIDKENVTLQSLVDMNNVLSELANQESPPMKSEKKFGTPNIWSRRGKSVGSIQIEIAKSSVKKVEGSSKQEMEEEFAPEKENCTPRPAPGMKLMRKEVGSDEVRNTGSFASKVRSRMKNMEVNSANVLEEEIVSRILFPGVDNEGEELHTPDKENSAPRSLLGSKSKKKGILEEMKNQNSGPLRSKVSTYPNIDEDLEAEELFTPDKENITLGRRVLGMKSKKKGCLAVVKNQSSGSLGSKAAMHSNILQEEYRKCEEEIFTPDKQNFSPRPIFGMNSMEDGGLEELKNFESPNSKFITTPNSDVEEGGFYFSDKENLTPIVSGDSKSRKSSFRDHVRNESEMILSKREEGRVPFQSLLSPNSISKSVSEFSAPFIITTTSCDSANFRRSTEKNCVSFPNNLSGEEANNRRWNMVVDTGCLLDKDSWKSLKLLEGIKGTHLIIPRMVIRELDGLKRQGSRGSLFKRAIEVSSSAVLDWIEECMIKTNWWIHVQNSLEESLPTAPTPPASPHPILSDANYDAFGRALQLSSFGSPVEIATPTAQDHTLECALLFRRIKNNERLVLLSNDVALKIKAMAEGLICETAEEFRESLVSPYSERFMWAGSTPRGPTWSSFNDTSVLREKCFQDFPLKKTKSAEGVKGLKLILLHNSSHYGKIMTSTVN; encoded by the exons ATGGCGGATGAGACAGAGAAAGTAGAAGAGAAGAAAATCCCTGTGTTTACAGTCTTAAAGAAAGGTTCTATTGTCAAGAACATCTATCTTGATAATCTATTGATTTCTGGGGAAGATGATTCTGTATTAGTCggaggagaagaagaggaggagataTTCATTGTTGGTAGACATCCAGATTGTAATATAATGCTAGAACATCCGAGTATTAGTAGATTTCATCTCAAGATTTACTCTAAAACTTCTTCGAAATCGATCTCCGTCATGGATTTATCATCAG ctCATGGTACATGGATTTCGGATCAGAAGATTGAACCACAAGTTAGAGTAGATCTGAATGAAGGTGATACGCTTAGATTAGGTGCTTCAACTAGAGTTTACAGATTACATTGGGTTCCACGTTCATTTGATCTTGAAAACTCGCCCAATTTTGAAAATCCGTTTTCAATTCAAGAGAAAGAAGAGGTAGAAGAAGGAAGAGACGACATGAATGAG AATGATTGTCTTGATTCTCATGAAAAATtcccaaatgaagaaaaggaaaaTGAAGGAGAAGTTAACGAG ATGGAGCATGAAATCTCTTTTGAAAGAGAGGAGAATCATACTCTGTTATCGGCATTACCAATGTCGGAAAACGGAAATGCTTCATTTGTTTGTGAAGATGATAATGGAGTACATAATATGATGGCAGTGgtgagagaagaaggaagggagAGTCCTTTGAGGTCTAGAGCTACGGGTGAAGAATCTGTGTTTTCATCAACCTTGGCTGCTGTAGAGAGTGTTGTAGAAGAAACAAGTCCTCAGCAGATTGACAAGGAAAACGTGACTCTACAGTCTCTTGTTGATATGAATAATGTATTATCTGAACTTGCAAATCAAGAGAGTCCACCAATGAAATCAGAAAAGAAGTTTGGTACGCCGAATATTTGGTCGAGACGAGGCAAGTCTGTTGGTTCGATTCAGATTGAAATAGCTAAGAGCAGTGTAAAGAAGGTTGAGGGTAGTTCTAAGCAAGAGATGGAAGAAGAATTTGCTCCAGAGAAGGAGAATTGTACACCAAGACCTGCACCTGGAATGAAGTTGATGAGAAAAGAGGTTGGGTCAGATGAGGTCAGGAATACTGGATCATTTGCTTCAAAGGTTAGGAGCAGAATGAAGAATATGGAGGTTAACAGTGCTAATGTGTTAGAGGAGGAAATAGTTTCTCGAATTCTTTTTCCAGGTGTAGATAATGAAGGTGAGGAATTGCATACTCCAGATAAAGAGAATTCTGCACCTAGATCCTTACTTGGATCGAAATCAAAGAAAAAGGGTATCTTAGAAGAAATGAAGAATCAAAATTCTGGTCCCTTGCGTTCTAAAGTTAGTACATACCCGAATATTGATGAAGATCTAGAAGCTGAAGAACTCTTTACTCCAGATAAGGAGAATATCACTCTAGGACGACGCGTACTTGGGatgaaatcaaagaagaaaggttGCTTAGCAGTAGTGAAGAACCAAAGTTCTGGATCTCTGGGTTCAAAAGCTGCAATGCACTCAAATATTCTTCAGGAGGAATATCGAAAATGTGAAGAAGAAATATTCACTCCAGATAAGCAGAATTTCTCCCCAAGACCTATATTTGGGATGAATTCAATGGAAGACGGTGGGCTAGAGGAATTGAAGAATTTTGAATCTCCAAACTCAAAGTTCATTACTACCCCAAATTCCGATGTCGAAGAAGGTGGATTCTACTTTTCAGACAAAGAGAATTTGACACCTATAGTTTCTGGAGACTCAAAATCAAGGAAATCTAGTTTTAGAGATCATGTAAGAAATGAATCAGAGATGATTTTGAgcaagagagaagaaggaagagtgCCTTTTCAGTCCCTTCTATCACCAAATTCCATCAGCAAAAGCGTGTCAGAGTTCTCAGCTCCTTTTATTATTACTACCACGAGCTGTGATTCAGCCAACTTCCGCCGATCTACTGAAAAGAACTGTGTTTCATTTCCCAAT AACCTGTCTGGCGAGGAGGCTAATAACAGAAGGTGGAATATGGTGGTAGATACAGGTTGTCTTCTAGATAAGGATTCTTGGAAGTCCTTAAAACTACTTGAAGGCATTAAAGGGACTCACCTCATTATACCAAGAATGG TCATAAGGGAGCTGGATGGTCTCAAGCGACAGGGTAGCCGGGGTAGCCTGTTCAAAAGGGCAATAGAGGTCTCTTCTTCTGCTGTATTGGACTGGATCGAAGAGTGCATGATCAAAACAAATTGGTGGATTCATGTTCAGAACTCGCTGGAGGAGAGCTTGCCCACAGCACCAACCCCTCCTGCATCGCCACACCCTATATTAAGCGACGCAAATTACGATGCCTTTGGTAGGGCACTCCAGTTATCTTCATTTGGGAGTCCGGTGGAGATTGCTACCCCGACAGCTCAAGACCATACCCTTGAATGCGCTCTACTTTTCAGGAGAATTAAGAACAATGAACGCCTTGTCCTTCTCAGTAACGATGTTGCCCTGAAGATCAAAGCCATGGCAGAG GGATTAATCTGTGAGACAGCTGAAGAGTTTCGAGAAAGTCTCGTGAGCCCATACTCTGAAAGATTCATGTGGGCAGGGAGCACACCGAGAGGACCTACTTGGTCTAGCTTCAATGACACGTCAGTTTTAAGAGAGAAATGTTTTCAAGATTTTCCGCTGAAGAAGACGAAGTCTGCTGAGGGAGTGAAGGGATTGAAGCTCATACTGCTCCATAACTCCTCGCATTATGGCAAGATAATGACTTCTACAGTCAACTAG